A part of Salvelinus alpinus chromosome 5, SLU_Salpinus.1, whole genome shotgun sequence genomic DNA contains:
- the LOC139576278 gene encoding transmembrane protein 138, which produces MLQTNNYSLVLLIQLSLLTFDLFVNSFSELLRAAPAVQLVLFIIQDIAILFNLIIILLMLFNTYVFQVGLVSLLLERFRALLLLSALYLTLSISLHSWIMNLRWLKSNRYVWTDGLQVLFVFQRIASVLYYYFYKRTTEYLGDPRLYEDSPWLRDAFANARARQ; this is translated from the exons ATGCTGCAGACCAACAACTACTCCCTGGTGCTGCTGATCCAGCTGAGCCTGTTGACCTTTGACCTGTTCGTCAACTCCTTCAGCGAGCTGCTGAGGGCAGCGCCCGCCGTCCAGCTGGTGCTCTTCAT tatCCAGGACATAGCCATCCTGTTTAACCTGATCATCATTCTGCTGATGCTGTTCAACACCTACGTGTTCCAGGTGGGCCTGGTGTCCTTGCTGCTGGAGCGCTTCAGGgccctgctgctgctctctgccCTCTACCTGACCCTCAGCATCTCCCTACACTCCTGGATCATG AATCTACGCTGGCTAAAATCAAACCGCTATGTGTGGACTGATGGTCTCCAAGTGCTTTTTGTCTTCCAAAGAATAG cgTCCGTGTTGTACTACTACTTCTACAAGCGCACCACAGAGTACCTGGGTGACCCTCGGCTCTATGAAGACTCGCCTTGGCTCAGAGACGCCTTTGCCAATGCCAGGGCCCGCCAGTGA